Proteins from one Strix aluco isolate bStrAlu1 chromosome 10, bStrAlu1.hap1, whole genome shotgun sequence genomic window:
- the LOC141927694 gene encoding uncharacterized protein LOC141927694 gives MAAHDRFSGQLCDAAAATNDEAPIQLFPSGLKKEKIEHEKCCLKTEFLKCQQELVLLGAQKMESLPCSKEYMLLPSCAAEAESKAGQVHRGDQMRRGDRDAHRGAEGGPGFLQGPRGRRREETSSPASVPWPAWTSSFTCNVKLEAEEKGVYGSAAFPPFLKKMIAVQGGDGPQGKTRPLTESKPKLTIKEEILEKHGDLMEASPPDLTCPSAPTSPLQKSFAVPYEEREKLLHIKQEDVTVGDSSHTCLLKEQLGTLSSTSPANGASHCLKAETPVAQQEIRKRLMWSRGSWKSKCQT, from the exons ATGGCTGCCCACGACAGGTTCTCTGGGCAGCTCTGTGACGCTGCA GCTGCTACAAATGATGAAGCTCCCATTCAGCTCTTCCCTTCTGGATTGAAG AAGGAGAAAATTGAGCATGAGAAATGTTGCCTGAAAACAGAGTTCTTGAAATGCCAACAGGAACTGGTGCTGCTCGGAGCTCAGAAGATGGAAAGCTTGCCCTGCAGCAAGGAATACATGTTACTGCCAAGCTGTGCGGCagaagctgaaagcaaagctggCCAAGTCCACAGAGGAGACCAGATGcgcagaggagacagagatgCACATCGGGGTGCTGAGGGAGGCCCAGGTTTCCTGCAGGGGCCCAGAGGAAGAAGACGTGAGGAG ACATCATCCCCTGCTTCAGTGCCCTGGCCTGCTTGGACCAGCAGTTTCACCTGTAATGTGAAGTTGGAGGCTGAAGAAAAAGGTGTTTATGGGTCTGCTGCCTTTCCCCCTTTTCTCAAAAAGATGATTGCAGTCCAGGGAGGAGATGGACCTCAGGGGAAAACCAGACCCTTAACAGAAAG caagcCCAAGTTGAccataaaagaagaaatactggAAAAGCATGGAGACCTAATGGAAGCTTCACCCCCAGACCTGACTTGTCCCAGTGCCCCTACTTCACCCCTTCAGAAGAGCTTTGCAGTACCTTACGAAGAAAGGGAAAAACTTCTGCACATAAAACAGGAGGATGTGACTGTAGGTGACAGCTCACACACCTGTCTGCTCAAAGAGCAGCTGGGCACTCTgagcagcaccagccctgctAACGGTGCATCGCACTGCCTCAAGGCAGAGACTCCAGTAGCTCAGCAGGAGATCAGAAAGAGACTCATGTGGTCCAGGGGAAGCTGGAAAAGCAAATGCCAAACTTAA
- the CLDN2 gene encoding claudin-2, with product MVSMGLQLLGYAVAFLGYIGTLTATLLPSWKISSYIGSSIVTAVSFTKGLWMECATYSTGITQCDIYSSLLNLPADVQAAQALMVSSCAVSSLACLLTVVGMRCTVFSQGSPGKDRVAVAGGVVFILGGLLCFIPLVWNIHVVLRDFHNPVLPDSMKFELGEALYLGIISSLLSLVGGFILCTSCPARDATATYASTYQPGLLAGKSRQPSVSQTQKTKSELNSYNLTGYV from the coding sequence ATGGTCTCcatggggctgcagctgctgggctaTGCCGTGGCCTTCCTGGGCTACATCGGCACGCTGACGGCCAcgctgctgcccagctggaagATCAGCTCCTACATCGGCTCCAGCATCGTGACAGCCGTGAGCTTCACCAAGGGGCTGTGGATGGAGTGTGCCACATACAGCACGGGCATCACCCAGTGTGACATCTACAGCTCCCTGCTCAACCTGCCCGCTGACGTCCAGGCAGCCCAGGCCCTGATGGTGAGCTCCTGCGCCGTCTCCTCCCTCGCCTGTCTCCTCACCGTCGTGGGCATGAGGTGCACCGTCTTCAGCCAGGGCTCACCGGGCAAGGACCGGGTAGCGGTGGCGGGCGGTGTGGTCTTCATCCTGGGGGGGCTGCTCTGCTTCATCCCGCTGGTGTGGAACATCCATGTGGTGCTGCGGGATTTCCACAACCCCGTCCTTCCCGACAGCATGAAGTTTGAGCTTGGGGAGGCGCTTTACTTGGGCAtcatctcctccctcctctccctcgtCGGTGGCTTCATCCTCTgcacctcctgccctgcccgggatGCAACGGCCACCTACGCAAGCACCTACCAGCCCGGGCTGCTGGCAGGCAAGAGCCGCCAGCCCTCTGTCAGCCAGACACAGAAGACCAAGAGTGAGCTCAACTCCTACAACCTGACGGGATACGTGTAA
- the RIPPLY1 gene encoding protein ripply1 produces the protein MEAAACCLPARGLRVPVASACPALGLEQGGRSLPLWRPWLPPAEEETGRRREQMDTARTREVVGDGGPDKALAVFHHPVRLLWPKSKGFDYLYGVGEKLLATFPVQATLCLYDDSGSEEEEEEEEEEEEEAGAMAACAVPQAGSPGRPL, from the exons ATGGAAGCTGCTGCCTGTTGCCTGCCTGCCCGTGGGCTCCGGGTGCCTGTGGCCAGTGCTtgtccagccctggggctggAGCAAGGGGGAAG ATCCCTGCCTCTTTGGAGACCGTGGCTGCCCCCAGCAGAGGAAGAAACCGGGCGTCGGAGGGAGCAGATGGACACT GCTCGGACTCGGGAGGTGGTGGGGGACGGTGGCCCCGACAAAGCGCTGGCGGTTTTCCACCACCCGGTCAG GCTCCTCTGGCCCAAGTCCAAGGGCTTTGACTATCTGTATGGCGTCGGGGAGAAGCTGCTGGCGACCTTCCCGGTGCAGGCCACCCTCTGCCTCTACGACGACTcgggcagcgaggaggaggaggaggaggaagaggaggaagaagaggaggctggggcCATGGCGGCATGTGCCGTTCCACAGGCAGGCAGCCCGGGCAGGCCGCTGTGA